In Chryseobacterium gotjawalense, the following are encoded in one genomic region:
- a CDS encoding DUF1634 domain-containing protein — MKRHFADFDLNRSVGNLLRIGVLLSVITSFIGFIKLSFEGFEMPKDYSLLEISEENIWQSFWTSLMKLEGMAIIQLGILLLILTPLVRILFALIGYLKERDYTYVLISLIVLGIMVVSFLMGFAH, encoded by the coding sequence ATGAAACGCCACTTTGCAGATTTTGACCTTAACCGTTCCGTGGGAAACCTTCTTCGGATAGGTGTTCTTTTATCTGTTATTACTTCATTTATAGGGTTTATAAAACTTTCTTTTGAAGGTTTTGAAATGCCCAAAGATTATTCTTTATTAGAAATATCTGAAGAAAATATCTGGCAAAGTTTCTGGACTTCTCTGATGAAACTGGAAGGAATGGCCATAATTCAGCTCGGAATTTTATTGCTGATTTTAACGCCTTTGGTACGGATACTATTTGCGCTGATTGGCTATCTGAAAGAGAGAGATTACACGTATGTGCTTATTTCACTGATTGTTCTGGGAATTATGGTGGTGAGTTTTTTAATGGGATTCGCGCATTAA
- a CDS encoding DUF1543 domain-containing protein — MKLFYTILGATPKGRNIEQHDVFFGIAESLKDLIPDMKKFWPEAKGKIHIDCYQEVKFVDGFEVKIVKKNTQVSDGQLFFINLGGYEIGKFEELHEQHLMVGKKTSEIIRRVKKTDFYKNKGFKDAVSHIDDKHGVDIDEIFKINDILPKKMKEEYSVILEKSDCENQENFTHIGYLKISKLK, encoded by the coding sequence ATGAAATTATTCTATACCATTCTCGGTGCCACTCCAAAAGGCAGAAACATCGAGCAACACGACGTTTTTTTTGGAATTGCAGAATCATTAAAGGATTTGATTCCGGACATGAAGAAATTTTGGCCCGAAGCAAAAGGTAAAATTCATATCGATTGTTATCAGGAAGTGAAGTTTGTTGATGGTTTTGAAGTGAAAATTGTAAAGAAAAATACTCAGGTTTCAGACGGGCAGCTTTTTTTTATTAATCTGGGCGGTTACGAGATTGGGAAATTTGAGGAGTTGCATGAACAGCATCTGATGGTCGGAAAGAAAACGTCAGAAATCATCAGAAGAGTCAAGAAAACCGATTTCTATAAAAATAAGGGTTTCAAAGATGCGGTAAGTCATATCGATGACAAACACGGTGTTGATATCGATGAAATCTTTAAAATTAATGATATTTTACCCAAGAAAATGAAAGAAGAATATTCGGTCATTTTAGAAAAATCAGACTGTGAAAATCAGGAAAATTTTACGCATATCGGCTATTTAAAAATCAGTAAATTAAAGTAA
- a CDS encoding sulfite exporter TauE/SafE family protein, whose amino-acid sequence MSEILILFFGAVAAGLLGSLTGLGGGVVIIPLLTLGFGVPMHYAIGASLISVIGTSSGSAVAFVKEGFTNVRIGMFLEIATTTGAIIGALISGILNSNTIGIIFASILILTVILNLRKKPDHQEPLIEGSLEDKLQLYGAFPDKGVVKEYSARNTVSGFSMMVFAGIMSGLLGIGSGALKVLAMDNMMKLPFKVSTTTSNFMIGVTAVASSLIYFQRGEIIPVIVAPVLIGVVVGSFIGSKTLIVSQTKKLKVVFAVVVSVLSIYMMYNGINHNFK is encoded by the coding sequence ATGTCGGAAATATTAATTCTGTTCTTCGGAGCTGTTGCTGCTGGATTGCTGGGATCCTTAACCGGATTGGGCGGCGGCGTTGTCATCATTCCATTGCTTACACTTGGCTTCGGCGTCCCAATGCACTATGCGATTGGCGCTTCATTAATTTCAGTTATCGGGACTTCTTCCGGTTCTGCGGTGGCTTTCGTCAAAGAAGGCTTTACCAATGTCCGGATCGGGATGTTCCTGGAAATCGCCACGACCACCGGAGCGATTATCGGTGCTTTAATTTCGGGGATTTTAAATTCTAATACGATTGGGATTATTTTTGCGAGCATCTTAATTTTAACGGTAATATTAAACCTGCGGAAAAAACCGGATCATCAGGAACCTCTAATCGAAGGCAGTTTAGAAGACAAACTTCAGCTGTACGGAGCGTTTCCAGACAAAGGCGTTGTAAAAGAATATTCTGCAAGAAATACCGTTTCCGGATTTTCAATGATGGTATTTGCCGGAATTATGTCTGGACTTTTAGGAATCGGTTCGGGTGCGCTGAAAGTTTTAGCCATGGACAATATGATGAAACTTCCCTTTAAAGTTTCTACAACGACCAGTAATTTTATGATTGGAGTAACTGCTGTAGCGAGTTCTCTCATTTATTTTCAGCGGGGAGAAATCATTCCTGTCATTGTAGCGCCGGTTTTAATCGGTGTTGTTGTTGGGAGTTTTATCGGATCAAAGACTTTGATTGTTTCCCAAACCAAAAAACTGAAAGTCGTGTTCGCTGTTGTAGTGAGTGTCCTTTCGATTTATATGATGTATAACGGAATTAACCATAATTTTAAATAA
- a CDS encoding PaaI family thioesterase: protein MKNKEQILEKLNNWGGETLGKTLDIIFTDVTDDTLTATMPVTPKVHQPYGILHGGASCVLAETLGSCLSVIHVDTEKFAPVGTNINSNHLRSKKHGTVTGTARFIRKGRTMHVSEIEIRDEKGELINHTTMTNNIIPR from the coding sequence ATGAAAAATAAAGAACAGATCTTAGAAAAACTTAATAATTGGGGTGGCGAAACCCTGGGGAAAACTTTAGATATTATTTTTACAGATGTTACCGATGATACATTGACTGCGACCATGCCGGTAACGCCCAAAGTGCATCAGCCTTACGGAATTTTGCACGGTGGCGCGAGCTGCGTTCTGGCAGAAACCCTCGGATCCTGTCTGTCGGTTATTCATGTGGATACCGAAAAATTCGCGCCGGTAGGAACCAATATCAATTCCAATCATTTGCGGAGTAAAAAACATGGAACCGTTACCGGAACAGCAAGATTTATTAGAAAAGGCAGAACCATGCATGTTTCTGAAATTGAGATTAGAGATGAAAAAGGAGAGTTGATCAACCATACCACAATGACCAATAATATTATTCCACGGTAG
- a CDS encoding 1-acyl-sn-glycerol-3-phosphate acyltransferase, which yields MKKLFGKLMLKILGWKVVLEGDVNNLDRCILVVAPHTANDEYMLGNFAYWSLGKPLKVIIKDQHTKAWYGFLVKAMGGVGIDRSQKNDLVKFVADLFKKEDFSLVITPEGTRSWVPKWRKGFYHMALAAKVPLVIASGDFKEKIIYLGKKISVEDLETRTYENIMAELQEYYKKRTPKVPENWNPKIY from the coding sequence ATGAAAAAACTATTCGGTAAATTAATGCTAAAAATCCTGGGTTGGAAAGTGGTCCTGGAAGGCGATGTAAATAACCTGGACCGTTGCATTCTGGTGGTTGCGCCACATACGGCAAACGACGAATATATGCTGGGCAACTTCGCGTACTGGTCTCTGGGAAAACCGCTGAAAGTCATTATAAAAGACCAGCACACCAAAGCGTGGTACGGCTTTTTGGTAAAAGCGATGGGCGGCGTAGGAATTGACCGTTCCCAAAAAAATGATCTGGTGAAATTTGTAGCTGACTTATTCAAAAAAGAAGATTTTTCTTTGGTAATTACTCCGGAAGGAACCAGAAGTTGGGTGCCTAAATGGAGAAAAGGTTTTTACCATATGGCCTTAGCGGCGAAAGTTCCTCTCGTGATTGCATCTGGAGATTTTAAAGAAAAAATCATTTATCTCGGAAAAAAAATCTCAGTTGAAGATTTAGAAACCAGAACTTACGAAAATATCATGGCTGAACTTCAGGAGTACTACAAAAAAAGAACGCCCAAAGTTCCCGAAAACTGGAACCCGAAAATTTATTAA
- a CDS encoding chorismate-binding protein has translation MIYYRYPFSDQILTTDEASVQKAVRFVSFDTDEIIDFNGNSKEISLDQFLDNTTDSDSLSSELIDFKEEKESDYLAKIQQVIDFVKENNLSKLVISRRKLLNLETDKVNLTQTFLNLCEAYPNAFVYFFIKDGKCWMGAFSEVLGKFNRKTSEFETMSLAGTIPLKEDWTHKEIEEQQPVTDYIKNILKEYSDEVQQSETYDHPSGNIKHLRTDFKAKIKRQDLEKIISELHPTPAVCGFPKEFCQKAIAEFEGHPRSLYAGYIKVETDESIQYFVNLRCAEFFQNAALLYVGGGITADSSPEKEWQETELKAGAVLKNLSFT, from the coding sequence ATGATTTACTATAGATATCCTTTTTCTGACCAAATTTTAACAACTGATGAAGCTTCTGTACAAAAAGCGGTTCGTTTTGTTTCTTTTGATACTGATGAAATAATTGATTTTAATGGAAATAGTAAAGAAATTTCTTTAGATCAGTTTTTAGATAATACAACAGATTCAGATTCTTTATCGTCTGAATTAATTGACTTTAAAGAAGAAAAAGAAAGCGATTATCTGGCAAAGATTCAACAGGTTATTGATTTTGTTAAAGAAAATAATCTTTCGAAACTGGTTATTTCACGGAGAAAATTATTGAATCTCGAAACGGATAAAGTCAATTTAACTCAGACTTTTTTAAACCTTTGTGAAGCTTATCCGAACGCTTTCGTTTATTTTTTTATAAAAGACGGGAAATGCTGGATGGGGGCTTTTTCAGAAGTTTTGGGAAAATTCAATAGGAAAACTTCGGAATTTGAAACCATGAGTTTAGCCGGCACCATTCCTTTAAAAGAAGATTGGACTCACAAAGAAATTGAAGAGCAGCAACCGGTTACCGATTACATTAAAAACATTTTAAAGGAGTATTCTGATGAGGTTCAGCAATCTGAAACCTACGATCATCCGTCGGGAAATATCAAACATTTAAGAACCGATTTCAAAGCTAAAATTAAACGTCAGGATTTAGAAAAAATAATTTCGGAATTACATCCAACTCCTGCGGTTTGTGGTTTTCCAAAAGAATTTTGCCAAAAGGCAATTGCAGAATTCGAAGGTCATCCACGTAGTTTATATGCGGGTTATATTAAAGTGGAAACCGACGAATCCATTCAATATTTTGTCAATTTAAGATGTGCCGAATTCTTTCAGAATGCCGCATTACTTTACGTTGGCGGTGGGATTACAGCAGACAGTTCTCCTGAAAAAGAGTGGCAGGAAACCGAATTAAAAGCTGGGGCGGTTTTAAAAAACCTGTCCTTTACTTAA